The Thunnus albacares chromosome 21, fThuAlb1.1, whole genome shotgun sequence genome window below encodes:
- the si:ch73-206p6.1 gene encoding phospholipid scramblase 1 has product MNMYAVPSPGIPGCPPGLEYLTQVDQLLIKQKVELVEALVGFESNNKYEVRNVMGQNVFYAVEENDCLSRQCCGPMRSFTIHVLDNFGQEVITVTRPLKCMSCFFPCCLQELEVQAPPGNTVGYIIQQWHPFSPKFIVANEHNEPVLKIHGPFCGWSCLPDVDFEILTMDEVSKIGKISKQWTGLLREAFTDSDNFGIQFPMDLDVRMKAVMIGACFLIDFMFFETTN; this is encoded by the exons ATGAATATGTATGCTGTGCCCAGCCCGGGAATACCAGGCTGTCCACCGGGATTAGAATACCTCACTCAG GTGGATCAGCTACTCATCAAACAGAAAGTTGAGCTTGTTGaag CTCTTGTGGGTTTCGAGAGCAACAACAAGTATGAAGTACGTAACGTCATGGGTCAGAATGTGTTCTACGCTGTAGAGGAGAATGACTGTCTGAGTCGACAGTGTTGTGGCCCCATGCGCTCCTTCACCATCCACGTCCTCGACAATTTTGGACAGGAAGTCATCACCGTCACCAGGCCACTTAAGTGCATGTCCTGCTTCTTCCCTTGTTGTCTACAAGAG CTGGAGGTGCAGGCTCCCCCAGGTAACACAGTAGGGTACATTATACAACAGTGGCACCCGTTCTCCCCTAAATTCATCGTTGCGAACGAACACAACGAGCCTGTACTGAAGATCCATGGGCCCTTCTGTGGATGGAGCTGCCTTCCAGATGTTGACTTTGAG ATTTTGACAATGGATGAAGTCAGTAAGATTGGGAAAATCAGTAAACAGTGGACGGGACTTCTTCGGGAAGCATTCACAGATTCAGACAACTTCGGCATCCAGTTTCCCATGGATCTGGACGTGAGAATGAAGGCTGTTATGATTGGCGCATGTTTTCTCATT gatTTCATGTTCTTTGAGACCACTAACTAG